The Syntrophorhabdus sp. genomic sequence AGGCCGACTCCATCACAAGGTCAACCTTCGACTGCAGCCTGTCTTCGAGGTGCTCGCGAAGGTCAAGAAAATCGAAGAGATCGATGTCGCGGCTGAAGGCGACAAGTATATCGATATCGCTTCTTTTCCTCTGCCGCCCCCTGACGCAGGACCCGAACAACCCCACCTTCCTGACACCATAGCGGGACTCCATCTCGGGTTTGCTGCGCCTTATGCTGGAAATGTAGGTTACTTCTCGACCTCATGGCAGGAGACCTTTTGGGCGCTCTTCCCCTTGCGCTTCTTTGAAGAATCCCTGAAGGACACATTGCCGTGCCACTCGTCGTAGGCATATCTATCGTTGGCGTAGTGGATACCGCTGGCACCCCCCTTGTTGGTGAGGATTATGGCATCCTTGCTCTTTGGCAGAGTAAGCCGGGCCGTCATGGGCGAGCTCTCGCCTTCGGCCTTCACGAAAGTGATGGTAAAGGACGTCCCGTCATCGCACTTATAGTGGAAAGGTCCGATATCCTCCGCGCAAGCGAGAGAGGACAGCAAGACAACAGCGACGGCAACAACGATCAACCGAAATGACATCAATTGAAACCTCCTGTCCGGAATATTTGAACGCAAGACTTGCGCTTCACCACCCGCCCCCCGGCATGACACATTTTTATGTATACTTCGGACCATCCGGGCGGTCAAGGGAATCTTTGGGAAGCACACGTCTGAGAGAATAGAGATTCGACCCCAAAGACCCCTGAATGAAGGCTGACCTTCTGTTTGTGTTCCAGGCCCCACATTCTTTTTGACAATACAGTCAGGGATAGACTAGGATTTCAGAGTGAAGAATCGGCCGGATACGAAGAAGAAAAGCCTTCTTGAGATTACTCTTCCACCATCAGCCGCATGAAAAAGGGAGTATAGATGACAGTCCGAGATGATGCCTGGGCCAAGTGCTGCGGCAAAGCGGGATACATGGACGAGCTTTCGTTCCCCGGCATGCTTCACGTTATGGTCGTCCGCTCACCGTTCCCCCGCGCCGGCATCCGATCCGTTCATGTCCCCGCTGTCGCTTCGGGATACTACGTCATAGACAGCACGGACATACCCGGTAGGAACATTTGCGCGATCCTGAGACAGGACTTTCCGCTTCTCGCCGAAGACAGGGTCAGTTTTGCCGGGCAGCCGATTCTCCTCATCGCGGGGCCCGAACGGGGCAGGATACTCGAAATAAACGACGGGATACGCATCGACTACGAACCGGAAGAGCCTGTCATAACCATCGAAGACGCCGAGGAAGGGCGGATACCCCCGGTCTTCGGTACGGACAATGTAATAGCCTCTATCGGCTTCGAGCGCGGCGATGTCGAAAAAACATTCATCGAGAGTGCCCGGGTCTTTGAGGACGAGTTCAGGACAGGCTACCAGGAACATCTCTATCTCGAGACGCTTCGGGCGATAGCGGTACCCGAAGAAGGGCGCATGACCGTCTACGGCCCTTTTCAGATACCCGACATCGTTCCCGTCGCTGTTTCCATACCGTTGGGATGGAACACGGACAGGATCCGTGCGCGTGTCACAACCATCGGCGGGGCTTTCGGCGGCAAGATGGAAACAACAACCCAGATCACCTGTCTCGGCGCCCTGGCCGCATATGTAACGCAAAGGCCCTGCTCGATCGTGTACGATCGGGAAGAAGACATAACGACGACATCGAAGCGGCATCCTTCCCGGATCCGCATCAAGAGCGGCGTCGACCAAAACAAGAGGATCAGGGCCGTAAAAATGGACATTGACCTTCTTGGCGGCGCCTATTTCGGCTCCTCGGCCGTTGTTCTCGATTCTTCTGTCAAGATGGCAACGGGTCCATACCGGTTCGAAAATGTGTCGGTCCGGGGCAGGGCGCTGGCCACGAACCATATCATGCCCGGCGCCACGCGGGGGTTCGGCGTTGTGCAGACGACATTCGCCATCGAAACCCATATGAGCCGCGTTGCACGGCAACTCGGCATTGACCCGCTTGATTTCAGGCTGGGCCATGTACTGAAGCAGGGAGACAGGACAAGCACCGATGCCGTCCTCCGCAATCAGGTGAAGATACCCGAGATCGTAAAGAGCGTCGATGACATGTCCGGTTACCGCGCAAAACGCGGGAGACAGGCCGGGTCTGACGCGACGGTGAAAAAGGGGATCGGCATCGCCCTTTACTCCTTCGGGGCGCCGCACACCGTCAAAGGTACTCTGCGGGGACGACCGAGACCCCTTATCTTGCGGCGTACCGGATCGGGAGATGTGGTCATTCTCACAACTATTACCGAGCTGGGACAGGGCATAGTGATGGTTTTCCGGGAGATAGCCTCCCGCATTCTCGATATCCCCATCGAACGCATCAGTATGGACAATCCGGATACGGACCGCGATCCCTCTACAATGGGCACGGGTGCTTCCCTGGGAGTGACCCTGTTCGGAAAG encodes the following:
- a CDS encoding nucleotidyltransferase, whose protein sequence is MESRYGVRKVGLFGSCVRGRQRKRSDIDILVAFSRDIDLFDFLDLREHLEDRLQSKVDLVMESA
- a CDS encoding xanthine dehydrogenase family protein; the encoded protein is MTVRDDAWAKCCGKAGYMDELSFPGMLHVMVVRSPFPRAGIRSVHVPAVASGYYVIDSTDIPGRNICAILRQDFPLLAEDRVSFAGQPILLIAGPERGRILEINDGIRIDYEPEEPVITIEDAEEGRIPPVFGTDNVIASIGFERGDVEKTFIESARVFEDEFRTGYQEHLYLETLRAIAVPEEGRMTVYGPFQIPDIVPVAVSIPLGWNTDRIRARVTTIGGAFGGKMETTTQITCLGALAAYVTQRPCSIVYDREEDITTTSKRHPSRIRIKSGVDQNKRIRAVKMDIDLLGGAYFGSSAVVLDSSVKMATGPYRFENVSVRGRALATNHIMPGATRGFGVVQTTFAIETHMSRVARQLGIDPLDFRLGHVLKQGDRTSTDAVLRNQVKIPEIVKSVDDMSGYRAKRGRQAGSDATVKKGIGIALYSFGAPHTVKGTLRGRPRPLILRRTGSGDVVILTTITELGQGIVMVFREIASRILDIPIERISMDNPDTDRDPSTMGTGASLGVTLFGKSVERAARKLKDRWDEPGEIEVMEDYVEPGYLEWDDKRVVGDAFHTYSWGAVAVEVSVDLLTCEVQVTGVWAAHDIGRPIDDRLAEGQVDGALVQGLGFGLMEVLESAGGILQQGRLRDYAIPTMRDIPAIRQSFVINPYSEGPFGAKSVGEIPTIGAAAALGEAVADALGIEVGRLPITPECLLDLVRAKEASS
- a CDS encoding lysozyme inhibitor yields the protein MSFRLIVVAVAVVLLSSLACAEDIGPFHYKCDDGTSFTITFVKAEGESSPMTARLTLPKSKDAIILTNKGGASGIHYANDRYAYDEWHGNVSFRDSSKKRKGKSAQKVSCHEVEK